In Mycolicibacterium phocaicum, one DNA window encodes the following:
- the carA gene encoding glutamine-hydrolyzing carbamoyl-phosphate synthase small subunit, protein MTSDQTAVLVLEDGRVFTGTPFGAVGETLGEAVFSTGMSGYQETLTDPSYHRQIVVATAPQIGNTGWNGEDNESRDDKIWVAGYVVRDPSPRASNWRATGTLDDELVRQGIVGVAGVDTRAIVRHLRNFGSMKAGVFSGPALADIDTLVDRVRNQPSMLGADLAGEVSTGDRYVVEPVGAERFSIAAIDLGIKTNTPRNFAARGIRSHVLPSAVTFDEIAALKVDGVFLSNGPGDPATADHMVEVTQQVLAAGIPLFGICFGNQILGRALGRSTYKMTFGHRGINIPVVEQATGRIAITAQNHGFALEGEAGEEFDTPFGRAVVSHTCANDGVVEGVSLLDGRAFSVQYHPEAAAGPHDAEYLFDKFANLMAGEGK, encoded by the coding sequence GTGACGAGCGATCAGACCGCCGTACTGGTGCTGGAGGACGGCCGGGTGTTCACCGGCACGCCGTTCGGCGCCGTGGGCGAGACCCTGGGTGAGGCAGTGTTCTCCACCGGCATGTCCGGCTACCAGGAGACGCTGACCGACCCGAGCTACCACCGGCAGATCGTGGTGGCCACCGCCCCGCAGATCGGCAACACCGGCTGGAACGGCGAGGACAACGAAAGCCGCGACGACAAGATCTGGGTTGCCGGCTACGTCGTGCGCGACCCGTCGCCGCGCGCTTCCAACTGGCGCGCCACCGGCACCCTCGACGACGAACTGGTGCGCCAGGGCATCGTCGGTGTCGCGGGCGTCGACACCCGCGCCATCGTGCGGCACCTGCGCAACTTCGGGTCGATGAAGGCCGGCGTCTTCTCCGGTCCGGCCCTGGCCGACATCGACACGCTGGTGGACCGCGTCCGCAACCAGCCGTCGATGCTGGGCGCCGACCTGGCCGGCGAGGTCAGCACCGGCGACCGGTACGTCGTCGAACCCGTTGGCGCGGAGCGCTTCTCCATCGCGGCCATCGACCTCGGGATCAAGACCAACACCCCGCGGAACTTCGCCGCCCGCGGCATCCGCAGCCACGTGCTGCCGTCGGCGGTGACGTTCGACGAGATCGCCGCCCTCAAGGTCGACGGGGTGTTCCTGTCCAACGGCCCGGGCGACCCGGCCACGGCCGACCACATGGTCGAGGTCACCCAGCAGGTGCTTGCAGCCGGAATCCCGTTGTTCGGCATCTGCTTCGGCAACCAGATTCTGGGCCGCGCGCTCGGTCGCTCGACCTACAAGATGACCTTCGGGCACCGCGGCATCAACATCCCGGTCGTTGAGCAGGCCACCGGCCGCATCGCGATCACCGCACAGAACCACGGTTTCGCGCTGGAAGGCGAAGCCGGGGAAGAGTTCGACACCCCGTTCGGCCGCGCCGTGGTCAGCCACACCTGCGCCAACGACGGTGTGGTGGAAGGTGTTTCGCTGCTCGACGGGCGCGCCTTCTCGGTGCAGTACCACCCGGAGGCCGCGGCCGGTCCGCACGACGCCGAGTACCTGTTCGACAAGTTCGCCAACCTGATGGCAGGGGAGGGCAAGTAA